From the genome of Biomphalaria glabrata chromosome 1, xgBioGlab47.1, whole genome shotgun sequence, one region includes:
- the LOC106052163 gene encoding DDB1- and CUL4-associated factor 10-like: protein MNTFLLDYIGARELGKPKILNWKEHLYSSLYAAVKPTQVTETTPSEGLDWGAIFGFGFSPDGSLLAAACENKCMLMYDPHNARLINRRFKTHTDCVNCIRFLDDRMFATCSDDNTVRLWDTRFLNHEIKIMKGHTSWVKSIEYCSSEGKLLTSGFDGNIFSWNINNYSETEKGELLLNANGIMRMKVTPDEKKMIIATIGGFLLLIHDLDLVTLREDLKGFKPNFYYAMDLFNKFSYNTSKSNPVFIRERNRVEIISDFPGDDTAESISTIQVHPQGWCIASRNTTSDEKSEWTSIHDIQTLDNQTDSASSDEETSGPSSSVNRHASERWYLNPRPIFDLWRMENVELNERSSDEELSEDSRDYADQNFPFNSPSPQTDSSSSEFLIPISQNQRNDSDSVNESNSYNTFRQTLGNSFINLLNDSLMYSNPTHISGSQDTHNSGPNIGSQANVTSEIAGSSPRVPTASEEERPEVDGTAHRRHLLSNSRKAKATKYKKRRLLFYSEEPNVGRGFIKEQSFSSDGKVLASPFANSVRLLGFNHSCSELCDIVPKKPRQLCQVAMTVGHSSTILASTFSPVHCMFVAGARDGSICFCSPRF from the exons ATGAATACCTTTTTGTTAGACTACATTGGAGCTAGAGAATTAGGAAAACCAAAAATACTGAATTGGAAGGAACATTTATACTCATCCCTATATGCAGCTGTGAAACCCACACAAGTCACTGAAACAACACCATCTGAAGGACTTGATTGGGGGGCTATTTTTGGTTTTGGATTTTCTCCTGATGG ATCTTTGTTAGCTGCAGCCTGTGAAAACAAATGTATGCTGATGTATGACCCGCATAATGCAAGACTTATAAATCGTAGATTTAAAACTCATACAGACTGTGTAAATTGTATAAG ATTCCTAGATGACAGAATGTTTGCTACTTGTTCAGATGATAACACTGTTAGATTATGGGATACCAGATTTCTAAATCATGAAATCAagataatgaaaggccacacTAGCTGGGTGAAGAGTATTGAATACTGTTCTTCAGAGGGAAAGCTTTTAACTTCAGGATTCGATGGAAACATCTTTAGCTGGAACATTAAcaa ttattcAGAAACTGAGAAAGGTGAACTTCTTTTGAATGCTAATGGTATCATGAGAATGAAAGTAACGCcagatgaaaagaaaatgatCATTGCTACAATTGGAGGGTTTTTATTGTTGATCCATGATCTTGACTTAGTTACTCTGAGGGAGGATCTCAAGGg cttTAAACCAAACTTCTACTACGCCATGGATTTGTTCAATAAATTTTCATACAACACTTCTAAAAGTAATCCTGTTTTCATACGAGAAAGAAACAGGGTTGAAATAATTAGTGATTTCCCTGGTGATGATACTGCAGAGTCCATTTCAACTATACAG GTTCATCCTCAAGGATGGTGTATAGCTTCCAGAAATACAACTTCAGATGAGAAGTCAGAG TGGACAAGTATCCATGATATCCAGACATTGGATAATCAAACTGATTCAGCATCATCAGATGAAGAAACTTCAGGCCCTAGCAGCTCAGTAAATAGACATGCATCTGAAAGGTGGTATTTAAATCCTCGTCCAATATTTGATTTATGGCGGATGGAGAATGTGGAGTTGAATGAAAGGAGCAGTGATGAGGAACTAAGTGAGGATAGCCGTGATTATGCTGACCAAAATTTTCCTTTTAACTCTCCAAGTCCTCAGACAGATTCATCTAGCAGTGAATTCTTGATCCCGATTTCtcaaaaccaaagaaatgatagtgATAGTGTTAATGAAAGCAATAGCTATAATACTTTCCGTCAAACCTTGGGCAACTCATTCATCAACTTACTGAATGACAGTCTGATGTATTCCAACCCTACACATATCAGTGGTTCCCAGGACACTCACAACAGTGGCCCAAATATTGGTTCCCAGGCCAATGTTACTAGTGAGATTGCTGGATCTTCACCTCGGGTGCCTACTGCATCTGAGGAAGAAAGACCTGAAGTAGATGGGACTGCTCATAGGCGACACTTACTTTCCAACAGCCGAAAAGCAAAAGCCACAAAATACAAAAAGCGGAGATTGTTGTTTTATTCTGAGGAGCCCAATGTAGGGCGTGGGTTTATAAAAGAACAAAGCTTCAGCTCTGATGGCAAAGTGTTAGCTTCACCCTTTGCCAACAGTGTTAGGCTGTTGGGATTTAATCACTCCTGCTCTGAACTTTGTGACATTGTGCCCAAAAAGCCAAGGCAGCTCTGCCAAGTGGCAATGACAGTGGGCCACAGCAGCACCATTCTAGCCAGTACATTCTCTCCTGTACATTGTATGTTTGTTGCTGGGGCAAGAGACGGCAGCATCTGTTTTTGTTCTCCACGGTTTTAA